The proteins below come from a single Parcubacteria group bacterium genomic window:
- a CDS encoding PH domain-containing protein: protein MQNFNQFHFKGQKDGEEILMVVHRHWFDILSQFFIIFIMLLLLFGSLVFASQIVDSSNGAISPSLFLFLENIFLIFIWLFFFIIWIDYYFDVWIVTNERIVNIEQKGLFSRGISELELENIQDITVEVQGIIPTFLNYGNLYVQTAAEKERFIFKHVPNPYAIKDLVMNLQKSYEKKEAHNLGAVIRKEIHDELN from the coding sequence ATGCAAAACTTCAATCAATTTCATTTCAAAGGACAAAAAGACGGCGAAGAGATTCTCATGGTCGTGCATCGGCATTGGTTCGATATCTTGAGCCAGTTTTTCATTATTTTTATTATGCTCCTTCTGCTTTTTGGCAGTCTTGTTTTTGCTTCTCAAATCGTTGACTCTTCCAATGGCGCCATCAGCCCAAGCCTTTTTCTTTTTTTAGAAAATATTTTTCTCATTTTTATCTGGTTGTTTTTCTTCATCATTTGGATCGATTATTATTTTGATGTTTGGATTGTCACCAACGAACGAATTGTGAACATCGAACAAAAAGGTCTTTTTTCTCGCGGTATCAGTGAACTGGAACTAGAAAATATCCAAGACATCACGGTGGAAGTCCAAGGCATCATCCCCACTTTTCTCAACTACGGCAATCTCTATGTCCAGACCGCCGCAGAAAAAGAGCGTTTCATCTTCAAACACGTGCCCAATCCCTATGCCATCAAAGATTTGGTAATGAATCTGCAAAAAAGTTATGAGAAAAAGGAAGCGCACAATCTCGGCGCCGTCATCCGCAAAGAAATTCATGATGAATTAAATTAG
- the ruvB gene encoding Holliday junction branch migration DNA helicase RuvB: MITNSHEQLEDLNLDNTLRPQSFSEYVGQEKVKKNLDILIQAAKKRKEQIEHVLLYGPAGLGKTTLANIIAKELGVSIKTTSGPAIERVGDFGSILTNLQDGDILFIDEIHRLNKSIEEVLYPAMEDFKLDIVIGKGPSARTIQLDLPKFTLIGATTKLGSLSNPLRNRFGAIHRLEFYETGEIERILRRSGKILAVPMEDSGLGEIAKCARCTPRVANRLLKRVRDFSQIKNYPTIDSVRAREALEMIDVDELGLEPADKHILRTIIEKFGGGPVGLSTVAAATSEEIKTIEDVYEPYLLQIGFLTRTPRGRMATEAAYDHLGIKFPAKLI, from the coding sequence ATGATTACAAACTCCCACGAACAGCTTGAAGACCTCAATTTGGACAATACTCTGCGCCCGCAAAGCTTTTCCGAGTATGTCGGGCAAGAAAAAGTCAAAAAAAACCTCGATATTTTGATCCAGGCGGCCAAAAAACGCAAGGAACAGATTGAGCATGTTTTGCTCTATGGACCAGCGGGCTTGGGAAAAACCACCCTGGCTAACATTATTGCCAAAGAGTTGGGCGTGAGCATCAAGACCACTTCCGGCCCCGCCATTGAGCGTGTGGGTGATTTTGGCTCGATTCTCACTAATTTGCAAGACGGCGACATTCTTTTTATCGATGAAATCCATCGCCTGAACAAATCCATCGAAGAAGTGCTCTATCCGGCGATGGAAGATTTCAAACTGGACATTGTAATTGGCAAAGGCCCTTCCGCTCGCACGATCCAGCTTGATCTGCCCAAATTCACCTTGATCGGTGCCACAACCAAACTTGGCTCTCTTTCTAATCCTCTGCGTAATCGTTTCGGTGCCATTCATCGTTTGGAATTCTATGAAACCGGAGAAATTGAACGGATCCTTAGGCGTTCGGGAAAAATTCTCGCTGTTCCAATGGAAGACTCGGGCCTCGGCGAAATTGCCAAATGCGCGCGTTGCACTCCCCGCGTGGCGAACCGCCTCTTGAAACGCGTGCGCGATTTTTCCCAGATCAAAAACTATCCGACAATCGACAGCGTGCGAGCACGGGAAGCCCTGGAAATGATTGATGTTGATGAATTAGGACTTGAGCCAGCTGACAAGCACATTTTGCGCACAATCATCGAAAAATTCGGTGGCGGTCCGGTTGGACTTTCCACGGTTGCCGCAGCAACCTCGGAAGAAATCAAAACCATTGAAGATGTCTATGAGCCCTATCTCCTCCAAATCGGCTTTCTCACTCGCACCCCACGTGGTCGCATGGCGACCGAAGCCGCCTATGATCATTTAGGCATTAAGTTTCCGGCTAAGTTAATTTAA